One stretch of Mangifera indica cultivar Alphonso chromosome 9, CATAS_Mindica_2.1, whole genome shotgun sequence DNA includes these proteins:
- the LOC123225211 gene encoding hexose carrier protein HEX6-like: MAVGLAITSSEGRQYSGKMTLFVVLSCMMAAMGGVIFGYDIGISGGVTSMESFLKKFFPEVYTKMKEDTKVSNYCKYDSQLLTTFTSSLYVAGLIASFFASSVTRAFGRKPSILAGGAAFLAGSAFGGAAVNVYMLILGRVLLGVGVGFANQSVPLYLSEMAPPRHRGAINNGFQFSIGIGALSANFINYGTQKIEGGWGWRLSLAMASVPATILTLGALFLPETPSSLIQRSKDHQKAKLMLQCIRGTPDVQAELDDLIKASSISKTINHPFKKIMQRKYRPQLTMAIAIPFFQQVTGINVIGFYAPLLFRTIGLGESASLMSMVATSVVVTGSTFISMLIVDKLGRKVLFLIGGIQMLVSQVIVGAIMAAQLGDHGGMSKEYSYLVLILICVYVAGFGWSWGPLGWLVPSEIYPLEIRSAGQSITVAVSFVFTFIVAQTILAMLCHFKSGIFFFFGGWVVVMTAFVHLLLPETKSLPIEQMEVVWREHWFWKRIVGELSEESKMQEA, translated from the exons ATGGCAGTTGGTTTAGCAATAACTTCTAGTGAAGGCAGGCAATACAGTGGCAAAATGACTCTATTTGTTGTCTTGTCTTGTATGATGGCTGCCATGGGAGGAGTTATTTTTGGCTATGATATTGGAATTTCag GTGGAGTGAcctcaatggaatcatttctgaagaaatttttccCGGAAGTGTACACAAAGATGAAAGAAGACACAAAGGTGAGCAACTACTGCAAATATGATAGTCAACTATTGACAACCTTCACTTCTTCCCTCTATGTTGCTGGTCTTATTGCTTCCTTCTTTGCCTCCTCTGTCACCAGAGCCTTTGGCCGCAAGCCCTCCATCTTGGCCGGAGGCGCTGCCTTTCTTGCTGGTTCAGCCTTTGGCGGTGCTGCAGTTAATGTGTATATGCTTATACTTGGACGTGTCTTGCTTGGAGTTGGAGTTGGTTTTGCAAACCAA TCAGTGCCACTATATCTCTCAGAAATGGCACCACCAAGACATAGAGGAGCAATCAATAATGGCTTCCAATTCAGTATTGGCATTGGGGCATTATCagctaattttattaactatgGCACACAAAAGATTGAAGGTGGCTGGGGCTGGAGATTATCCCTAGCAATGGCTTCAGTCCCTGCTACAATACTAACACTAGGTGCCCTTTTCCTACCAGAAACACCCAGCAGCCTCATCCAACGCAGCAAGGATCACCAAAAGGCCAAACTGATGCTGCAGTGCATCCGTGGCACCCCTGATGTCCAAGCAGAACTTGATGATCTGATCAAAGCAAGCTCCATTTCGAAAACCATTAATCACCCATTTAAGAAAATCATGCAAAGAAAATATAGGCCTCAATTGACAATGGCAATAGCCATACCCTTTTTTCAACAAGTTACAGGTATCAATGTCATTGGATTCTATGCTCCACTCCTCTTCAGGACAATTGGACTAGGGGAAAGTGCATCACTCATGTCTATGGTTGCCACGAGCGTTGTTGTTACAGGATCAACATTCATATCGATGCTCATAGTAGACAAACTCGGCCGGAAAGTACTGTTTCTAATAGGAGGGATTCAAATGCTTGTGTCGCAAGTAATAGTTGGTGCTATCATGGCAGCTCAGCTAGGTGATCATGGAGGAATGAGTAAAGAGTACTCTTATTTAGTGTTGATTTTGATATGTGTATATGTAGCTGGGTTTGGATGGTCATGGGGGCCACTGGGTTGGCTAGTTCCTAGTGAAATTTACCCTTTAGAGATCAGATCAGCGGGGCAAAGCATTACTGTTGCAGTGAGCTTTGTGTTTACTTTCATTGTTGCTCAGACAATTCTGGCCATGCTTTGTCACTTCAAGTCTgggattttcttcttctttggtgGATGGGTGGTGGTGATGACTGCATTTGTGCACTTGCTTTTACCAGAGACAAAGAGTTTGCCAATTGAGCAGATGGAAGTAGTGTGGAGAGAGCATTGGTTCTGGAAGAGAATTGTGGGGGAACTTAGTGAAGAGAGTAAAATGCAAGAAGCTTGA
- the LOC123225484 gene encoding uncharacterized Rho GTPase-activating protein At5g61530-like isoform X3, with product MPPADSPQWQEKASDFFSSSGAKLKQAGQSTGTLMGDVAKDAKGNVADVAELVGSVVKSRWALLQQPSTRHAVQERLITAAATTRMFLRRGFSETKDKVAVGKTKVEEAAKKTAKKSKTILTDIERWQKGVASTDVFGVPVEVTVQRQQYIKPIPYILVKCADYLILSGLNSQYLFKAEGDKKVVQQLVSTYNQDYTASLPEGVNRIDVAALVKYYLASLPEPLTTFELYNDIKGARSSIHTMRNILKKLPSVNYMTLEYITALLLRVSQKSLLNKIRMAGAGEYL from the exons ATGCCTCCCGCTGACTCTCCACAGTGGCAAGAGAAGGCTAGTGATTTCTTTTCGTCATCAG GGGCGAAGCTTAAACAGGCTGGACAATCAACAGGAACATTAATGGGGGATGTTGCAAAGGATGCTAAAGGTAATGTCGCTGATGTGGCAGAACTAGTTGGTTCAGTGGTCAAAAGCCGATGGGCACTTCTTCAACAGCCATCAACCAGACATGCTGTTCAGGAGCGTCTTATAACTGCTGCTGCTACTACTAGAATGTTTTTGAGGAGAGGTTTCTCAGAAACAAAAGATAAGGTTGCAGTTGGGAAGACAAAAGTTGAAGAG GCTGCAAAAAAAACTGCTAAAAAAAGCAAGACTATTTTGACTGATATTGAACGTTGGCAGAAG GGAGTTGCAAGCACTGATG TATTTGGAGTCCCAGTTGAGGTCACTGTACAGCGTCAACAATATATCAAGCCCATTCCTTATATTTTGGTCAAATGTGCCGATTACCTCATATTATCAG GCCTAAACTCACAATACTTGTTTAAAGCTGAGGGGGATAAAAAGGTCGTTCAGCAGCTGGTTTCTACCTACAATCAAG ACTACACTGCTTCACTGCCAGAGGGTGTAAATCGAATCGATGTGGCAGCTTTGGTGAAATACTACCTTGCAAGTCTTCCAGAGCCACTGACAACTTTTGAACTTTATAACGATATAAAAGGTGCTCGTTCTAGTATACATACAATGCGAAACATACTGAAGAAGCTTCCCAGTGTAAACTACATGACACTAGAGTATATAACCGCACTACTGCTCCGTGTTAGTCAGAAGTCACTTCTTAATAAG ATCAGGATGGCTGGGGCTGGAGAATATCTCTAG
- the LOC123225484 gene encoding uncharacterized Rho GTPase-activating protein At5g61530-like isoform X1, whose product MPPADSPQWQEKASDFFSSSGAKLKQAGQSTGTLMGDVAKDAKGNVADVAELVGSVVKSRWALLQQPSTRHAVQERLITAAATTRMFLRRGFSETKDKVAVGKTKVEEAAKKTAKKSKTILTDIERWQKGVASTDVFGVPVEVTVQRQQYIKPIPYILVKCADYLILSGLNSQYLFKAEGDKKVVQQLVSTYNQDYTASLPEGVNRIDVAALVKYYLASLPEPLTTFELYNDIKGARSSIHTMRNILKKLPSVNYMTLEYITALLLRVSQKSLLNKVKTSVSGSHTLSFSCTHTLFCFTVGWELVDTCICLNSVPYRFLLLAMCFVLNDNNIHQSVSFIMSNFTSNIFRNLLARPS is encoded by the exons ATGCCTCCCGCTGACTCTCCACAGTGGCAAGAGAAGGCTAGTGATTTCTTTTCGTCATCAG GGGCGAAGCTTAAACAGGCTGGACAATCAACAGGAACATTAATGGGGGATGTTGCAAAGGATGCTAAAGGTAATGTCGCTGATGTGGCAGAACTAGTTGGTTCAGTGGTCAAAAGCCGATGGGCACTTCTTCAACAGCCATCAACCAGACATGCTGTTCAGGAGCGTCTTATAACTGCTGCTGCTACTACTAGAATGTTTTTGAGGAGAGGTTTCTCAGAAACAAAAGATAAGGTTGCAGTTGGGAAGACAAAAGTTGAAGAG GCTGCAAAAAAAACTGCTAAAAAAAGCAAGACTATTTTGACTGATATTGAACGTTGGCAGAAG GGAGTTGCAAGCACTGATG TATTTGGAGTCCCAGTTGAGGTCACTGTACAGCGTCAACAATATATCAAGCCCATTCCTTATATTTTGGTCAAATGTGCCGATTACCTCATATTATCAG GCCTAAACTCACAATACTTGTTTAAAGCTGAGGGGGATAAAAAGGTCGTTCAGCAGCTGGTTTCTACCTACAATCAAG ACTACACTGCTTCACTGCCAGAGGGTGTAAATCGAATCGATGTGGCAGCTTTGGTGAAATACTACCTTGCAAGTCTTCCAGAGCCACTGACAACTTTTGAACTTTATAACGATATAAAAGGTGCTCGTTCTAGTATACATACAATGCGAAACATACTGAAGAAGCTTCCCAGTGTAAACTACATGACACTAGAGTATATAACCGCACTACTGCTCCGTGTTAGTCAGAAGTCACTTCTTAATAAGGTAAAAACATCTGTCTCTGGCTCTCACACTCTTTCTTTCTCATGCACACACACACTCTTTTGTTTCACTGTGGGCTGGGAGCTGGTTGACACATGCATATGCTTGAACTCCGTGCCTTACAGATTTCTCCTGTTGGCAATGTGTTTTGTATTAAATGATAACAATATACATCAGTCTGTCTCCTTTATTATGTCCAACTTTACGTCTAACATTTTCAGAAACTTGTTAGCTAGACCTAGTTGA
- the LOC123225484 gene encoding uncharacterized Rho GTPase-activating protein At5g61530-like isoform X2, protein MPPADSPQWQEKASDFFSSSGAKLKQAGQSTGTLMGDVAKDAKGNVADVAELVGSVVKSRWALLQQPSTRHAVQERLITAAATTRMFLRRGFSETKDKVAVGKTKVEEAAKKTAKKSKTILTDIERWQKGVASTDVFGVPVEVTVQRQQYIKPIPYILVKCADYLILSGLNSQYLFKAEGDKKVVQQLVSTYNQDYTASLPEGVNRIDVAALVKYYLASLPEPLTTFELYNDIKGARSSIHTMRNILKKLPSVNYMTLEYITALLLRVSQKSLLNKMDAHSLAMEMAPVVM, encoded by the exons ATGCCTCCCGCTGACTCTCCACAGTGGCAAGAGAAGGCTAGTGATTTCTTTTCGTCATCAG GGGCGAAGCTTAAACAGGCTGGACAATCAACAGGAACATTAATGGGGGATGTTGCAAAGGATGCTAAAGGTAATGTCGCTGATGTGGCAGAACTAGTTGGTTCAGTGGTCAAAAGCCGATGGGCACTTCTTCAACAGCCATCAACCAGACATGCTGTTCAGGAGCGTCTTATAACTGCTGCTGCTACTACTAGAATGTTTTTGAGGAGAGGTTTCTCAGAAACAAAAGATAAGGTTGCAGTTGGGAAGACAAAAGTTGAAGAG GCTGCAAAAAAAACTGCTAAAAAAAGCAAGACTATTTTGACTGATATTGAACGTTGGCAGAAG GGAGTTGCAAGCACTGATG TATTTGGAGTCCCAGTTGAGGTCACTGTACAGCGTCAACAATATATCAAGCCCATTCCTTATATTTTGGTCAAATGTGCCGATTACCTCATATTATCAG GCCTAAACTCACAATACTTGTTTAAAGCTGAGGGGGATAAAAAGGTCGTTCAGCAGCTGGTTTCTACCTACAATCAAG ACTACACTGCTTCACTGCCAGAGGGTGTAAATCGAATCGATGTGGCAGCTTTGGTGAAATACTACCTTGCAAGTCTTCCAGAGCCACTGACAACTTTTGAACTTTATAACGATATAAAAGGTGCTCGTTCTAGTATACATACAATGCGAAACATACTGAAGAAGCTTCCCAGTGTAAACTACATGACACTAGAGTATATAACCGCACTACTGCTCCGTGTTAGTCAGAAGTCACTTCTTAATAAG ATGGATGCTCATAGTCTTGCCATGGAAATGGCCCCTGTTGTTATGTAG
- the LOC123225485 gene encoding hexose carrier protein HEX6, which translates to MAVGLAITSSEGRQYSGKMTLFVVLSCMMAAMGGVIFGYDIGISGGVTSMESFLKKFFPEVYTKMKEDTKISNYCKFDSQLLTTFTSSLYVAGLIASFFASSVTRAFGRKPSILAGGAAFLAGSALGGAAVNVYMLILGRVLLGVGVGFANQSVPLYLSEMAPPRHRGAINNGFQFSIGIGALSANFINYGTQKIEGGWGWRLSLAMASVPATILTLGALFLPETPSSLIQRSKDHQKAKLMLQHVRGTPNVQAELDDLIKASSISKTINHPFKKIMQRKYRPQLTMAIAIPFFQQVTGINVIAFYAPLLFRTIGLGESASLMSAVVTGVVGTGSTFISMLIVDKLGRKVLFLIGGIQMLVSQVIVGAIMAAQLGDHGGMSKEYSYLVLILICVYVAAFGWSWGPLGWLVPSEIYPLEIRSAGQSITVAVSFVFTFIVAQTFLAMLCHFKSGIFFFFGGWVVVMTAFVHLLLPETKSLPIEQMEVVWREHWFWKRIVGELSEESKMQEA; encoded by the exons ATGGCAGTTGGTTTAGCAATAACTTCTAGTGAAGGCAGGCAATACAGTGGCAAAATGACTCTATTTGTTGTCTTGTCTTGTATGATGGCTGCCATGGGAGGAGTTATTTTTGGCTATGATATTGGAATTTCag GTGGAGTGAcctcaatggaatcatttctgaagaaatttttccCGGAAGTGTACACAAAGATGAAAGAAGACACAAAGATCAGCAACTACTGCAAATTTGATAGTCAACTATTGACAACCTTCACTTCTTCCCTCTATGTTGCTGGTCTTATTGCTTCCTTCTTTGCCTCCTCTGTCACCAGAGCCTTTGGCCGCAAGCCCTCCATCTTGGCCGGAGGCGCTGCCTTTCTTGCTGGTTCAGCCCTTGGCGGTGCTGCAGTTAATGTGTATATGCTTATACTTGGACGTGTCTTGCTTGGAGTTGGAGTTGGTTTTGCAAACCAA TCAGTGCCACTATATCTCTCAGAAATGGCACCACCAAGACACAGAGGAGCAATCAATAATGGCTTCCAATTCAGTATTGGCATTGGGGCATTATCagctaattttattaactatgGCACACAAAAGATTGAAGGTGGCTGGGGCTGGAGATTATCCCTAGCAATGGCTTCAGTCCCTGCTACAATACTAACACTAGGTGCCCTTTTCCTACCAGAAACACCCAGCAGCCTCATCCAACGCAGCAAGGATCACCAAAAGGCCAAACTGATGCTGCAGCACGTCCGTGGCACCCCTAATGTCCAAGCAGAACTTGATGATCTGATCAAAGCAAGCTCCATTTCGAAAACCATTAATCATCCATTTAAGAAAATCATGCAAAGAAAATATAGGCCTCAATTGACAATGGCAATAGCCATACCCTTTTTTCAACAAGTTACAGGTATCAATGTCATTGCATTCTATGCTCCACTCCTCTTCAGGACAATTGGACTAGGGGAAAGTGCATCACTCATGTCTGCTGTTGTCACGGGCGTTGTTGGTACGGGATCAACATTCATATCGATGCTTATAGTAGACAAACTAGGCCGGAAAGTACTGTTTCTAATAGGAGGGATTCAAATGCTTGTGTCGCAGGTAATAGTTGGTGCTATCATGGCAGCTCAGCTAGGTGATCATGGCGGAATGAGTAAAGAGTACTCTTATTTAGTGTTGATTTTGATATGTGTATATGTAGCTGCGTTTGGATGGTCATGGGGGCCACTGGGTTGGCTAGTTCCTAGTGAAATTTACCCTTTAGAGATCAGATCAGCAGGGCAAAGCATTACTGTTGCAGTGAGCTTTGTGTTTACTTTCATTGTTGCTCAGACATTTCTAGCCATGCTTTGTCACTTCAAGTCTgggattttcttcttctttggtgGATGGGTGGTGGTGATGACTGCATTTGTGCACTTGCTTTTACCAGAGACAAAGAGTTTGCCAATTGAGCAGATGGAAGTAGTGTGGAGAGAGCATTGGTTCTGGAAGAGAATTGTGGGGGAACTTAGTGAAGAGAGTAAAATGCAAGAAGCTTGA
- the LOC123225487 gene encoding uncharacterized Rho GTPase-activating protein At5g61530-like, whose product MPPADSPQWQEKASDFFSSSGVKLKQAGQSAGTLIGDVAKDAKGNVTDVAERVGSVVKSRWALLQQPSTRHAVQERLITAAATTGMFLRRGFSETKDKAAVGKTKVEEAAKKTAQKSKTILTDIERWQKGVASTDVFGVPVEVTVQRQQYIKPIPYILVKCADYLILSGLNSQYLFKAEGDKKVIQQLVSIYNQDYTASLPEGVNPIDVAALVKYYLASLPEPLTTFELYNDIKGARSSIHAMRNILKKLPSVNYMTLEYITALLLRVSQKSLLNKMDAHSLAMEMAPVIMWQKDRKPDSYRQYWSHTSRSPSKKNMESTPDYSAWDMLADESEVMDASSPIPLDDGMPVDFGVIEVVQCLIEQHNAIFTDANETVWR is encoded by the exons ATGCCTCCCGCTGACTCTCCACAGTGGCAAGAGAAGGCTAGTGATTTCTTTTCGTCATCAG GGGTGAAGCTTAAACAGGCTGGACAATCAGCAGGAACATTAATCGGGGATGTTGCAAAGGACGCTAAAGGTAATGTCACTGATGTGGCAGAACGAGTTGGTTCAGTGGTCAAAAGCCGATGGGCACTTCTTCAACAGCCATCAACCAGACATGCTGTTCAGGAGCGTCTTATAACTGCTGCTGCTACTACTGGAATGTTTTTGAGGAGAGGTTTCTCAGAAACAAAAGATAAGGCTGCAGTTGGGAAGACAAAAGTTGAAGAG GCTGCAAAAAAAACTGCTCAAAAAAGCAAGACTATTTTGACTGATATTGAACGTTGGCAGAAG GGAGTTGCAAGCACTGATG TATTTGGAGTCCCAGTTGAGGTCACTGTACAGCGTCAACAATATATCAAGCCCATTCCTTATATTTTGGTCAAATGTGCAGATTACCTCATATTATCAG GCCTAAACTCACAATACTTGTTTAAAGCTGAGGGGGATAAAAAGGTCATTCAGCAGCTGGTTTCTATCTACAATCAAG ACTACACTGCTTCACTGCCAGAGGGTGTAAATCCAATTGATGTGGCAGCTTTGGTAAAATACTACCTTGCAAGTCTTCCAGAGCCTCTGACAACTTTTGAACTTTATAATGATATAAAAGGTGCTCGTTCTAGTATACATGCAATGCGAAACATACTGAAGAAGCTTCCCAGTGTAAACTACATGACACTAGAGTATATAACTGCACTACTGCTCCGTGTTAGTCAGAAGTCGCTTCTTAATAAG ATGGATGCTCATAGTCTTGCCATGGAAATGGCCCCTGTTATTATGTGGCAGAAGGATCGGAAACCAGACTCCTATAGGCAATATTGGAGTCATACATCAAGAAGTCCTTCAAAGAAGAACATGGAATCAACACCAGATTACAGTGCTTGGGACATGTTAGCTG ATGAGAGTGAAGTTATGGATGCATCCTCTCCCATTCCCTTGGATGATGGCATGCCAGTCGACTTTGGCGTTATCGAGGTTGTTCAGTGCCTCATAGAACAGCATAACGCAATCTTCACAGATGCAAATGAGACCGTTTGGAGGTAA
- the LOC123224777 gene encoding probable isoaspartyl peptidase/L-asparaginase 3 isoform X1 yields the protein MSTVKLLFLFTFVSSLVLGFGDGNSGKYPVVVSTWPFVEAVRAAWRAVDAGFSAVDAVVEGCSACEDLRCDGTVGPGGSPDENGETTIDALIMNGVTMEVGAVAAMSYVKDGIRAARLVMEHTKHTLLVGEKASAFAIAMGLPGPSNLGSTESLEKWNKWKENGCQPNFWKNVVPLNGCGPYHPKSEKGFSEGGYSEANLMGVIEPRSSHFGLHSHDTISMAVIDKMGHIAVGTSTNGATFKIPGRVGDGPIAGSSSYADDEIGACGATGDGDIMMRFLPCYQVVESMRLGMEPKLAAKDAISRIARKFPDFIGAVVAVNKNGIHAGACHGWTFQYSVRTMEMDNVEVFTVLP from the exons atgTCGACCGTCaaacttctctttctcttcacaTTCGTCTCTTCATTG GTTTTGGGATTTGGAGATGGGAATTCAGGGAAGTACCCAGTTGTGGTGAGTACGTGGCCTTTTGTAGAAGCTGTGAGAGCTGCTTGGAGGGCCGTTGATGCTGGCTTTTCAGCCGTTGACGCCGTTGTTGAGGGTTGCTCTGCTTGTGAAGATTTGAGGTGTGATGGCACCG TGGGTCCTGGTGGAAGTCCAGATGAGAATGGAGAAACTACAATTGATGCCCTGATAATGAATGGG GTGACAATGGAGGTTGGAGCTGTAGCTGCCATGAGCTATGTGAAAGATGGCATTAGAGCTGCGAGATTAGTGATGGAACATACTAAGCACACTCTCCTTGTTGGGGAGAAGGCATCAGCGTTTGCTATTGCAATGGGTCTCCCAGGACCCTCAAACCTTGGCTCCACGGAGTCTCTTGAGAAGTGGAATAAATGGAAAGAGAATGGTTGCCAGCctaatttttggaaaaatgttGTGCCTTTAAATGGTTGTGGTCCATATCATCCGAAGAGTGAAAAAGGTTTCAGTGAGGGGGGTTATTCTGAAGCCAATTTGATGGGAGTTATTGAACCAAGGTCATCTCATTTTGGTCTTCACAGCCATGACACTATTTCAATGGCTGTCATTGATAAA ATGGGACATATTGCTGTTGGCACATCAACTAATGGAGCTACCTTTAAGATCCCTGGCAG GGTGGGTGACGGTCCAATTGCTGGATCTTCATCATATGCCGATGATGAGATTGGTGCTTGCGGGGCAACTGGGGATGGTGACATCATGATGCGCTTCCTTCCCTG TTATCAAGTTGTAGAAAGCATGAGATTAGGAATGGAACCAAAGCTTGCTGCAAAGGATGCCATTTCTCGAATTGCAAGAAAATTTCCAGATTTTATTGGGGCAGTTGTTGCTGTAAATAAGAACGGAATACATGCTGGTGCTTGCCATGGATGGACATTTCAATATTCAGTGAGAACCATGGAAATGGACAACGTGGAGGTTTTCACTGTGTTACCCTGA
- the LOC123224777 gene encoding probable isoaspartyl peptidase/L-asparaginase 3 isoform X2: MEVGAVAAMSYVKDGIRAARLVMEHTKHTLLVGEKASAFAIAMGLPGPSNLGSTESLEKWNKWKENGCQPNFWKNVVPLNGCGPYHPKSEKGFSEGGYSEANLMGVIEPRSSHFGLHSHDTISMAVIDKMGHIAVGTSTNGATFKIPGRVGDGPIAGSSSYADDEIGACGATGDGDIMMRFLPCYQVVESMRLGMEPKLAAKDAISRIARKFPDFIGAVVAVNKNGIHAGACHGWTFQYSVRTMEMDNVEVFTVLP; this comes from the exons ATGGAGGTTGGAGCTGTAGCTGCCATGAGCTATGTGAAAGATGGCATTAGAGCTGCGAGATTAGTGATGGAACATACTAAGCACACTCTCCTTGTTGGGGAGAAGGCATCAGCGTTTGCTATTGCAATGGGTCTCCCAGGACCCTCAAACCTTGGCTCCACGGAGTCTCTTGAGAAGTGGAATAAATGGAAAGAGAATGGTTGCCAGCctaatttttggaaaaatgttGTGCCTTTAAATGGTTGTGGTCCATATCATCCGAAGAGTGAAAAAGGTTTCAGTGAGGGGGGTTATTCTGAAGCCAATTTGATGGGAGTTATTGAACCAAGGTCATCTCATTTTGGTCTTCACAGCCATGACACTATTTCAATGGCTGTCATTGATAAA ATGGGACATATTGCTGTTGGCACATCAACTAATGGAGCTACCTTTAAGATCCCTGGCAG GGTGGGTGACGGTCCAATTGCTGGATCTTCATCATATGCCGATGATGAGATTGGTGCTTGCGGGGCAACTGGGGATGGTGACATCATGATGCGCTTCCTTCCCTG TTATCAAGTTGTAGAAAGCATGAGATTAGGAATGGAACCAAAGCTTGCTGCAAAGGATGCCATTTCTCGAATTGCAAGAAAATTTCCAGATTTTATTGGGGCAGTTGTTGCTGTAAATAAGAACGGAATACATGCTGGTGCTTGCCATGGATGGACATTTCAATATTCAGTGAGAACCATGGAAATGGACAACGTGGAGGTTTTCACTGTGTTACCCTGA